One genomic window of Bacteroidota bacterium includes the following:
- a CDS encoding biopolymer transporter Tol gives MKTLRAFLLLALLAAAAAAQRAPAQATVFGKNKVQYKHFNWYYIQSAHFDVYFDQGDEYIADFTADIAESSYEAIGKSFRYQLTNRVPIIVYDSHNEFQQTNVVNEYLEEGIGGVTELFKNRVVLPFEGDYKKFRHVIHHELVHAVINDMFYGGSIQSIIANNITLQLPLWFNEGLAEYEALKWDTNSDMFMRDATIHEYIVPIDYLNGYFAYRGGQSVWNYITTKYGEQKIADILSRIKGTRSVDAGFRSAIGLSVSELSERWQKDQKVQYWPDIAKREDPADYARRLTDHKKDGSFYNTSPRISPQGDKIAFISNRDDYFDVFIMSAIDGAIQDKIVKGQRTPDFEELHLITPGMTWSPDGKRLALAAKSGDKDAIIIIDANSGKEEKLEFELDGIFSVDWSPPSPDSTPRDDRIAFAAAKGGRSDIYVYDLQTRELKNLTDDIFSDGDPSWSGDGNAIFFSSDRNDHLDPAAVPRGFKMQRYDFGQSDIYRLDLPTRKITRITDDPNSDETSPVASRDGKHLLYISDVSGINNVYAKDLDSGTVRPLTNSITGVYQLSLSQDGSKLTFNSLTDGGFDVFLMRMPFERTLKVKEIEPSEFIKRLRQPAVRTETAEAKKESLKVGNDIVVRGEGRDSTKLYGDEVKIDLRNYVFNDVFREGREKKPDSAKTFAITDNLDSTGNYKINKYKLNFSPDIVYGNAGYNTFYGVQGSTLMAFSDMLGDHQLFLLTNLLFDLKNSDYALAYLYLPKRIDYGIQAFHSARFLVLDDSVNGSSLYRFRNYGVTGLASYPLTHFERLEFNLSWYNITRENVDLTFQPSQRRSLILTELSYVHDNSLWGLIAPVNGDRYNLSVLASPKIGGEALGFYTVTGDYRTYFRLWKNYTFAFRLAGGGSFGEDPQRFIVGGVDNWINRQFENDHIPIDNAEDYVFLTSGIPLRGYNYNAKIGTKYGLMNMEFRFPFFGYFVAGPLPIFFQSLNGVIFLDMGSAWSGRDDFKGIDRDAGGNLYMKDLLTGMGYGVRVVFLGFLLKFDVAYAFNLKDFSTPKFYFSLGPDL, from the coding sequence ATGAAGACCCTCCGCGCCTTTCTCCTCCTCGCCCTCCTCGCCGCCGCCGCCGCCGCGCAGAGAGCTCCCGCGCAGGCCACGGTGTTCGGGAAAAACAAGGTTCAGTACAAGCACTTCAACTGGTACTATATCCAGTCCGCCCACTTCGACGTCTACTTCGACCAGGGCGACGAGTACATAGCGGACTTCACCGCGGATATCGCGGAATCCTCCTACGAGGCCATCGGCAAGTCGTTCCGGTACCAGCTCACGAACCGCGTGCCGATCATCGTCTACGATTCGCACAACGAATTCCAGCAGACGAACGTCGTGAACGAATACCTCGAGGAAGGGATCGGGGGCGTCACCGAGCTGTTCAAGAACCGCGTCGTGCTGCCGTTCGAGGGCGACTACAAGAAGTTCCGGCACGTGATCCATCACGAGCTCGTCCACGCGGTCATCAACGACATGTTCTACGGCGGATCGATCCAATCGATCATCGCGAACAACATCACCCTCCAGCTCCCCCTCTGGTTCAACGAGGGGCTCGCCGAGTACGAAGCGCTGAAGTGGGACACGAATTCCGACATGTTCATGCGTGACGCCACCATCCACGAATACATCGTGCCGATCGACTACCTGAACGGGTACTTCGCCTACCGCGGGGGGCAGTCGGTGTGGAACTATATCACGACGAAGTACGGCGAGCAGAAGATCGCCGACATCCTCTCGCGCATCAAGGGGACCCGCAGCGTCGACGCGGGATTCAGGAGCGCGATCGGGTTGAGCGTGAGCGAGCTTTCCGAGCGGTGGCAGAAGGATCAGAAAGTGCAGTACTGGCCCGACATCGCGAAGCGCGAGGACCCCGCGGACTACGCGCGCCGCCTGACGGACCACAAGAAAGACGGCAGCTTTTACAACACGAGCCCGAGAATTTCCCCCCAGGGCGACAAGATCGCGTTCATCTCGAACCGCGACGATTATTTCGACGTGTTTATCATGAGCGCCATCGACGGAGCGATTCAGGACAAGATCGTGAAGGGCCAGCGCACTCCGGACTTTGAAGAGCTCCACCTGATCACTCCCGGGATGACCTGGTCCCCCGACGGCAAGCGGCTGGCGCTCGCGGCCAAAAGCGGCGACAAGGATGCGATCATCATCATCGACGCCAACTCCGGCAAGGAGGAGAAGCTCGAGTTCGAACTCGACGGGATCTTTTCGGTCGACTGGTCGCCCCCCTCCCCCGACTCGACCCCGAGGGACGACCGGATCGCCTTCGCGGCCGCAAAAGGGGGGAGATCCGATATCTATGTGTACGACCTTCAGACCCGCGAGCTGAAGAACCTCACCGACGACATCTTCAGCGACGGGGATCCGTCCTGGTCGGGCGACGGCAACGCGATCTTCTTTTCCTCCGACCGGAACGACCACCTCGACCCGGCCGCGGTCCCGCGCGGGTTCAAAATGCAGCGGTACGATTTCGGGCAATCCGACATCTACCGGCTCGACCTCCCCACCCGTAAGATCACGCGGATCACGGATGATCCGAACAGCGACGAGACCTCTCCGGTGGCTTCGCGCGACGGCAAGCACCTCCTCTACATCTCCGACGTCAGCGGGATCAACAACGTGTACGCGAAGGACCTGGACAGCGGAACGGTCCGGCCCCTGACCAATTCGATCACGGGGGTCTACCAGCTCTCCCTTTCCCAGGACGGATCGAAGCTCACCTTCAACTCCCTCACCGACGGCGGGTTCGACGTGTTCCTGATGCGGATGCCGTTCGAACGGACGCTGAAAGTGAAAGAGATCGAGCCGAGCGAATTCATCAAGCGGCTCCGCCAGCCCGCCGTGCGGACGGAGACGGCCGAGGCGAAAAAGGAAAGCCTGAAGGTGGGGAACGACATCGTGGTGCGCGGGGAGGGGAGGGACTCCACCAAACTCTACGGCGACGAGGTCAAGATCGACCTCCGGAACTATGTGTTCAACGACGTCTTCCGGGAGGGCCGGGAGAAGAAGCCCGACTCGGCGAAGACGTTCGCGATCACCGACAACCTCGATTCGACGGGGAATTACAAGATCAACAAGTACAAGCTGAACTTTTCACCCGACATCGTCTACGGGAACGCCGGCTACAACACCTTCTACGGCGTGCAGGGATCGACGCTGATGGCCTTCAGCGACATGCTCGGCGACCACCAGCTCTTCCTCCTGACCAACCTGCTCTTCGATCTGAAGAACAGCGATTACGCGCTGGCCTATCTCTACCTGCCGAAGCGGATCGATTACGGGATTCAGGCGTTCCACAGCGCGCGGTTTCTCGTCCTCGACGACAGCGTCAACGGGTCGAGCCTCTACCGGTTCAGGAACTACGGGGTGACCGGGCTCGCCTCCTACCCGCTCACGCACTTCGAACGCCTGGAGTTCAACCTCTCATGGTACAACATCACCAGGGAAAACGTCGACCTGACGTTCCAGCCCTCCCAGCGGCGGAGCCTCATCCTCACGGAGCTCAGTTATGTCCACGACAACAGCCTCTGGGGATTGATCGCCCCCGTCAACGGCGACCGCTACAACCTCTCGGTGCTCGCGAGCCCGAAGATCGGGGGTGAAGCCCTCGGATTCTACACGGTGACCGGCGACTACCGCACCTACTTCCGGCTCTGGAAAAATTACACGTTCGCCTTCCGGCTCGCCGGAGGGGGAAGCTTCGGGGAGGATCCGCAGCGGTTCATCGTGGGGGGAGTCGACAACTGGATCAACCGGCAATTCGAGAACGACCACATTCCGATCGACAACGCGGAGGATTACGTGTTTCTGACCTCGGGGATTCCTCTCCGCGGCTATAATTACAACGCGAAGATCGGCACCAAATACGGGCTGATGAACATGGAATTCAGGTTTCCGTTTTTCGGATATTTTGTCGCCGGCCCGCTTCCGATATTCTTCCAGAGCCTCAACGGCGTCATTTTTCTCGACATGGGATCGGCATGGTCGGGGAGGGACGATTTCAAGGGAATCGACAGGGACGCCGGCGGCAACCTCTACATGAAGGACCTCCTGACGGGAATGGGCTACGGTGTGAGGGTCGTCTTCCTCGGATTCCTCCTCAAGTTCGACGTCGCCTACGCCTTCAACCTGAAGGACTTCTCCACCCCGAAGTTTTATTTCTCCCTCGGACCGGACCTCTAG
- a CDS encoding GIY-YIG nuclease family protein, whose product MNQYFVYIMTNKKRGVLYTGVSNNLERRVQEHKLKLVPGFTSKYNCTRLAYFDSSPDVLGAITAEKRIKGWTRQKKIALIESGNPKWRDLSEGWYE is encoded by the coding sequence ATGAACCAATACTTTGTCTACATCATGACCAACAAAAAACGGGGTGTCCTCTACACGGGCGTCTCAAATAATCTTGAGCGACGAGTTCAGGAACACAAGCTCAAACTTGTCCCTGGATTTACAAGCAAATACAACTGTACAAGGCTTGCCTATTTTGATTCTTCACCCGACGTCCTTGGTGCGATCACTGCGGAGAAACGCATCAAAGGGTGGACAAGACAAAAAAAGATCGCCTTGATCGAGTCTGGTAATCCAAAGTGGAGAGATCTGAGTGAAGGATGGTACGAGTAA
- a CDS encoding ATP-binding protein: MVSLFRSIRAKLIYWYSFILLTTLVAFGLTEYMYSGERLAENLDRSLRNEVVWVKSSIELRRSKGRPARRTFPPRTVPTVPDSARAAGEHAADSTAVDEAIWQEVYAHALSNPKKTLIEVTNRNWGAIEFRSFGPGEDSLMAAAESVMAPELRLDSVITKTLRDQHGMELRVAATMTPDLDIFVAYPLADLNDALANLFSIFLILIPAALMVSVGGGWLLAYKSLKPVDLVTKTAHQITVNNLSQRIPERDVNDEIGRLISTFNEMIARLSQSFDQIKQFSIDASHELRTPLTIMRGEVELSLRSTKDPEEYRRVLVSNLEELLRLSSIVDGLMTMSKADFNQQDIQFGDVHLKDLLAELYEDGKIIAMKKNVAVELRKNEDVVIMGDRLRLHQLLLNLLDNAIKYTPENGQVSMSSERQNGFIKVRVADSGVGIPRDQLGKIFDRFYRVDRARSREMGGSGLGLAIAKWIAELHRGHIDVESEVGKGSTFTVFLPL; encoded by the coding sequence GTGGTCAGTCTGTTCAGATCGATCCGCGCGAAGCTCATCTACTGGTACTCGTTCATTCTCCTCACCACCCTGGTTGCCTTCGGCCTGACCGAGTACATGTACTCGGGCGAGCGGCTCGCGGAGAACCTCGACCGCTCCCTGAGGAACGAAGTGGTGTGGGTCAAGAGTTCGATCGAGCTCCGGAGGTCGAAGGGAAGGCCGGCGAGGAGAACATTCCCCCCTCGGACAGTCCCGACAGTGCCCGACAGCGCCCGGGCCGCGGGCGAGCATGCCGCCGATTCCACGGCGGTGGACGAAGCGATCTGGCAGGAAGTCTATGCGCACGCGTTGTCGAACCCGAAGAAAACGCTGATCGAAGTCACGAACCGGAACTGGGGGGCGATAGAATTCCGGTCGTTCGGCCCCGGGGAAGACAGCCTGATGGCGGCAGCGGAGAGCGTCATGGCGCCTGAGCTCCGCCTCGATTCGGTCATCACCAAGACCCTGCGCGACCAGCACGGGATGGAGCTGAGGGTGGCGGCCACCATGACCCCCGATCTCGACATTTTCGTCGCCTACCCTCTTGCGGACCTGAACGACGCGCTTGCGAACCTCTTTTCGATTTTTCTCATTCTCATCCCGGCGGCCCTCATGGTGTCGGTCGGCGGCGGATGGCTCCTCGCCTACAAATCCCTGAAGCCCGTCGATCTCGTCACGAAAACGGCCCATCAGATCACGGTCAATAATCTGAGCCAGCGGATTCCGGAACGGGACGTCAACGACGAGATCGGGAGGCTCATCTCGACGTTCAACGAGATGATCGCCCGTCTCAGCCAGTCGTTCGACCAGATCAAGCAATTCTCCATCGACGCGTCCCATGAGTTGCGCACTCCACTGACGATCATGCGCGGGGAAGTCGAGCTCTCGCTCCGCAGCACGAAGGACCCGGAGGAATACCGGCGCGTCCTGGTGAGCAACCTCGAGGAGCTGCTCAGGCTCTCCTCCATCGTGGACGGCCTGATGACGATGTCGAAAGCCGATTTCAACCAGCAGGACATCCAGTTCGGGGATGTTCATCTGAAGGACCTACTGGCCGAGCTCTACGAGGACGGCAAGATCATCGCGATGAAAAAGAACGTCGCGGTCGAGTTGCGGAAGAACGAGGATGTGGTCATCATGGGCGACCGCCTGCGGTTGCACCAGCTGCTTCTCAACCTGCTCGACAATGCGATCAAGTACACTCCCGAGAACGGGCAGGTCAGCATGAGTTCGGAGCGGCAGAACGGTTTTATCAAGGTCCGGGTCGCGGATTCCGGCGTCGGAATCCCGCGGGACCAGTTGGGGAAGATTTTCGACCGTTTTTACCGCGTCGACCGGGCGCGGTCGCGCGAGATGGGGGGGAGCGGGCTCGGGCTCGCGATCGCCAAGTGGATCGCCGAGCTTCACCGCGGGCACATCGACGTGGAGAGCGAGGTGGGCAAAGGGAGCACGTTCACGGTTTTCCTGCCGCTGTAA